One part of the uncultured Bacteroides sp. genome encodes these proteins:
- a CDS encoding DUF6046 domain-containing protein: MKTVTRFILENIYSRTLGGVFPPYLLINGTNPVAEPDTSDLRLTDLTDEELTEAIKSNALGIPMTMPLQIKRTDEPDSAYWTIPVEPMISVHGHNVIVKRDVSKGKTRGSIKERWTQGDYDINIEGLLMNLTASNKFPEADVRKLRGYCESASLSVLCPIFEIYSISRIVIEDFDFPFTSGPANQAYKIKASSDDVYQLLLSGDDLVKSE; the protein is encoded by the coding sequence ATGAAGACAGTTACCAGATTCATATTAGAGAATATATATAGCAGAACACTAGGTGGTGTTTTCCCTCCTTATCTGCTTATTAATGGAACTAATCCGGTTGCCGAACCAGATACTTCTGATCTTAGATTAACTGACTTAACAGACGAGGAACTTACAGAGGCTATAAAGTCGAACGCGCTAGGCATACCAATGACAATGCCATTACAAATAAAACGAACTGATGAACCCGATTCGGCTTATTGGACTATCCCAGTTGAACCAATGATATCTGTACATGGTCACAACGTAATTGTGAAAAGAGATGTATCTAAAGGTAAAACAAGAGGTTCGATTAAAGAGCGATGGACACAGGGAGATTATGATATTAATATAGAGGGACTGTTGATGAACTTAACAGCATCTAATAAGTTCCCTGAGGCAGACGTAAGAAAATTGAGAGGTTATTGCGAATCGGCAAGTCTTTCTGTTCTCTGTCCTATTTTTGAAATATACAGTATTAGCAGGATAGTAATTGAGGATTTCGATTTCCCATTTACAAGCGGTCCGGCTAATCAGGCTTATAAAATAAAAGCTAGTAGTGATGATGTATATCAATTACTACTATCTGGTGATGATCTAGTTAAATCTGAATGA
- a CDS encoding DUF2586 family protein — MALPKIKINYLNGLLGIVAESEDGLLALVTNGTAVSTTFVLGTPYTIYRYSALADLGVTAENNPALEKMVREFYQEATEGTKVIILAYADTKTMSDLCDVTTGELKTFLTAQNGAIRGIVLGRQSSVGYTPVTTDGLDSDVFAALPKAQALADFSKETLNAPIFVILEGRSFVSASTLKTLATETKNKAMIFIGDTVVSSDDAAIGILAGRIASIPVQRNIGRVKDGALSPSAMYIGSKLVENAIDDATTINDKGYVTLRSFVGKTGYFFTDDRMACISTDDYAHLANRRVIDKACRIAYTTMVEQLLDEVYINEDGTMQPAIIKHWESLVEDAIASEMTANGELSADFTKGEKGCVCFIDATQNVLSTSKIEMTLKVRPFGYAREMVVNLGFQVA, encoded by the coding sequence ATGGCTTTACCTAAAATAAAAATAAATTATTTGAATGGCTTGCTAGGAATCGTTGCAGAGAGTGAGGATGGACTCCTCGCTCTCGTAACCAACGGGACAGCCGTTTCAACTACTTTTGTTCTTGGTACTCCTTATACCATCTATCGCTATAGTGCGTTAGCTGATCTGGGTGTGACTGCTGAGAATAACCCGGCACTTGAAAAAATGGTGCGCGAGTTCTATCAGGAAGCAACGGAAGGAACAAAAGTAATCATCTTAGCTTATGCAGATACAAAGACAATGTCTGATCTGTGTGATGTTACTACAGGTGAATTGAAGACCTTTCTTACTGCTCAGAATGGAGCAATAAGAGGTATTGTATTAGGAAGACAGTCTTCTGTGGGATATACTCCTGTTACAACTGATGGTCTTGATAGTGATGTTTTTGCTGCTTTGCCTAAAGCACAGGCTTTGGCCGATTTTTCAAAAGAAACTCTTAACGCTCCTATCTTCGTAATTCTTGAAGGACGTAGTTTTGTTTCGGCTAGTACTCTTAAAACACTAGCTACTGAAACAAAGAACAAAGCAATGATCTTTATCGGTGATACTGTGGTAAGCAGCGATGATGCTGCAATAGGTATTCTTGCCGGACGGATAGCTTCTATTCCTGTTCAACGGAATATTGGACGTGTAAAAGATGGCGCACTATCTCCTTCTGCAATGTACATTGGCTCTAAGTTAGTGGAAAACGCTATTGACGATGCAACAACTATCAATGATAAAGGGTATGTAACTCTGCGTAGCTTTGTTGGCAAAACAGGTTATTTCTTTACTGACGATAGAATGGCATGTATCTCAACAGATGATTACGCTCACCTGGCTAACCGTCGTGTTATTGATAAGGCTTGCCGCATTGCTTATACAACAATGGTTGAGCAATTGCTTGATGAGGTATATATCAATGAAGATGGAACCATGCAACCGGCTATTATTAAGCATTGGGAATCTCTTGTTGAAGATGCTATTGCATCGGAAATGACTGCCAATGGTGAATTGAGTGCCGACTTTACAAAGGGTGAAAAAGGTTGTGTATGCTTTATTGATGCAACGCAAAATGTTCTTTCTACTTCAAAAATAGAAATGACTCTAAAGGTTCGCCCATTTGGGTATGCAAGAGAAATGGTTGTTAACCTCGGCTTTCAAGTCGCTTAA
- a CDS encoding lysozyme, with product MITGNKGIDLIKHFESLHDGDLTKIGLQPKMCPAGYWTEGYGHAILDDKGKMIRGLANKALAYKYSKVKDEVTALNMLQQDLTVRESMINSLKLPLTQNQFDALVSFCYNIGFANLKVSTLLKRIQAKASENLIRFEFSKWKYSDGEILQGLVKRRAAEADLFFMK from the coding sequence ATGATAACAGGAAATAAAGGAATTGATTTAATAAAACACTTCGAAAGCTTGCACGATGGCGATCTCACAAAGATAGGCTTGCAACCAAAAATGTGTCCCGCAGGCTATTGGACGGAAGGATATGGCCACGCCATACTTGATGATAAAGGAAAAATGATTAGAGGATTGGCTAATAAGGCATTGGCATATAAGTATAGCAAGGTTAAAGATGAAGTAACAGCATTAAACATGCTTCAGCAAGATCTTACGGTTCGTGAAAGTATGATTAATAGTCTTAAGCTTCCTCTTACTCAGAATCAATTCGATGCGCTTGTTTCCTTCTGTTATAACATCGGTTTTGCGAACTTGAAAGTTAGTACGCTATTGAAGAGAATACAAGCAAAAGCAAGTGAGAACCTTATCCGGTTCGAGTTCTCGAAGTGGAAGTATTCAGATGGTGAGATCTTGCAGGGATTAGTTAAGAGACGTGCTGCTGAAGCTGATTTGTTTTTTATGAAATAA
- a CDS encoding phage holin family protein: protein MALTAFVSALIQGCLDSMVPVLIAIIIFAITTAVDFFTGVAASKKEGKGIESNRLRKCFNKWLVYIGVFVGTALLGVLLTIFARWISPEEAISTKGLFLQMLKWEIWIAACIEVFSIVENLHRIRPDDIYISILYYVLCLKIREKFPDIKDFFIQKKLNKVINNQDQKAE, encoded by the coding sequence ATGGCCTTAACGGCCTTCGTGTCGGCACTGATACAAGGCTGTCTTGACAGCATGGTTCCGGTGCTTATCGCTATTATCATTTTTGCGATCACTACAGCTGTTGATTTCTTCACCGGAGTTGCAGCTAGTAAGAAAGAGGGGAAAGGCATTGAGTCTAACAGGCTTCGCAAATGCTTTAACAAGTGGCTTGTGTATATCGGGGTATTCGTAGGAACTGCGCTGCTAGGAGTGTTGCTAACCATCTTCGCGCGGTGGATATCTCCCGAGGAAGCGATATCAACAAAAGGCTTATTCCTGCAAATGCTTAAGTGGGAAATATGGATAGCTGCATGTATAGAAGTATTTAGCATAGTAGAGAACTTACATAGGATTAGACCAGATGATATTTACATCTCTATTCTATACTATGTATTATGCTTAAAAATTAGGGAAAAGTTCCCGGACATCAAAGACTTTTTTATTCAAAAGAAACTCAATAAAGTTATTAACAATCAAGATCAAAAAGCAGAATAA
- a CDS encoding BACON domain-containing protein: MAINIKNTNYAGEVLEQLLTVAATGNELVDKGLIHIEPDVSDKFSIPRIKGGTMLQKRKEQPVDGDSKGDFEYSEVVLKPVDFMAFTTFNPRSFESIWRKWQPKGNLVFADLPPEAQNALLAELAKCVKFELGNHFINGVEGTTDSELFNGIVTRIMSNNNVLVADPSGLTTMIGKLTAVKNKIPAAIRTNPGLRILMSINDFDTYDSELTAQPNKGANYTDMNVERFKGIQIVPMAQWPDNLIVCTICGMDMTTNLWAAVNLQDDMDVIMIDKLTNSGERYFFKMLMKADTNIAFGEECVVLDARSGGGVVDSIEATPDELIFPAEGSAQAVFVVATSAYTVGAAPAGFTVAKNEFGLLITAAANTGETAKSGSITLTLTGTSETAVINLSQPAPVA; this comes from the coding sequence ATGGCAATTAATATTAAAAACACGAATTACGCGGGCGAAGTTCTTGAACAACTTCTTACCGTAGCTGCAACAGGTAATGAGCTTGTTGATAAAGGTTTAATTCATATTGAACCTGATGTTTCAGATAAGTTCTCTATTCCTCGTATCAAGGGTGGCACAATGTTGCAGAAGCGCAAAGAACAGCCTGTAGATGGTGATAGTAAGGGCGATTTTGAATACAGCGAAGTTGTGCTTAAGCCTGTTGACTTTATGGCTTTCACGACTTTCAATCCGCGCTCCTTTGAGTCTATCTGGAGAAAATGGCAACCAAAAGGAAATCTGGTTTTTGCTGATCTTCCTCCTGAAGCTCAAAACGCTTTGCTTGCCGAACTTGCTAAGTGCGTGAAGTTCGAATTAGGTAATCACTTTATTAACGGTGTTGAAGGTACTACTGATTCTGAATTGTTCAATGGTATTGTTACTCGTATTATGAGTAATAACAATGTTCTTGTAGCTGATCCTAGCGGTCTTACTACTATGATCGGTAAGTTGACTGCTGTTAAGAATAAGATTCCTGCTGCAATCAGAACTAATCCGGGTCTTCGTATATTGATGTCAATTAATGACTTCGATACTTACGATTCTGAATTAACCGCACAACCAAACAAGGGTGCAAACTATACCGATATGAACGTAGAACGGTTCAAAGGTATTCAGATTGTACCAATGGCTCAATGGCCTGATAACTTGATTGTATGTACAATATGCGGCATGGACATGACCACTAACTTGTGGGCTGCTGTTAATCTTCAGGATGACATGGATGTTATCATGATTGATAAACTGACTAACTCAGGCGAACGCTACTTCTTCAAGATGTTGATGAAAGCTGATACAAACATCGCCTTCGGTGAAGAGTGTGTTGTTCTTGATGCACGCTCAGGTGGTGGCGTTGTCGATTCTATCGAAGCAACTCCAGATGAATTGATCTTCCCTGCTGAAGGTAGTGCTCAGGCTGTATTCGTAGTTGCTACTAGTGCTTATACTGTTGGTGCAGCACCTGCCGGATTCACAGTTGCGAAAAATGAATTTGGATTGTTGATCACTGCCGCTGCTAATACAGGTGAAACTGCTAAGTCTGGCTCTATTACGCTGACCTTAACAGGCACAAGTGAAACTGCTGTTATTAATCTTTCTCAACCTGCTCCAGTAGCATAA
- a CDS encoding tape measure protein has product MKDNGVTSSVARLQTNLDKAQKSTVGLASSMRNSLGNAIMSLPGAQFFTNPIVAIGAGIGVISKLGMENDQTAISFDVLLGSQQKAAALMKEMKGYANTTPYESEDIFQNAKTMLGFGISLKSVMPNMKMLGDMAMGNKDKLNSLTLAFSQVTSAGKLQGQDLLQLINAGYNPLQDIAALTGKSMAKLKDEMSKGKISSDMVTEAFRHATSQGGRFYDMTNKIGQRAGGKLSTLFDSMKEKMLILYQAIAPILIPAIDMLGIAFDAITGPLQWLVNSFNSFIGLLTSGNPFIWAGVAAVVGFTIAANAMNIAMGILTGIVKAYVTIQKVLNFLFIANPIGLVVAAIAALTVGIVLAWNKFSGFRAFILTMWDTIKGFGNVLKDYVIDRITGLIKGIGLLGSAISKMFKGDWSGAWEDAKKGASGVLGIDAAQKAIQSSKNVVGKFSANYDYQKRQQAAVQKVKEGIKTPGVAGAKSGATITGSGDGSTGNGKSSTESAVTGGTKNNVITVNVGKFFENLSVNMMDKTNTRELEKVVIECMTRSLEIATSSAR; this is encoded by the coding sequence ATGAAGGACAACGGAGTAACATCTTCGGTTGCCCGTCTTCAAACTAATCTGGACAAAGCTCAAAAAAGTACTGTTGGGTTGGCTTCTTCTATGCGTAATTCTTTAGGAAATGCAATTATGAGTTTGCCTGGTGCTCAGTTTTTTACGAATCCTATTGTGGCTATAGGTGCAGGGATTGGAGTAATTAGTAAGCTAGGTATGGAGAATGACCAAACTGCTATTTCTTTTGATGTGTTGCTTGGTTCTCAACAGAAAGCTGCTGCATTAATGAAGGAGATGAAAGGGTATGCTAATACAACTCCTTACGAGAGTGAAGACATCTTTCAGAATGCTAAAACCATGTTAGGCTTTGGTATATCTCTTAAAAGTGTAATGCCAAATATGAAGATGCTTGGTGATATGGCAATGGGTAATAAAGATAAACTTAACTCTTTAACTCTTGCATTTTCACAAGTTACATCGGCTGGAAAACTTCAGGGGCAAGACTTGTTGCAACTTATTAATGCGGGCTATAACCCTTTACAAGACATAGCTGCACTTACTGGAAAGTCAATGGCAAAATTGAAAGATGAAATGTCAAAAGGAAAAATTTCATCTGATATGGTTACTGAAGCTTTCAGGCATGCGACATCACAAGGCGGAAGGTTTTATGACATGACTAATAAGATCGGACAGCGTGCAGGAGGTAAATTGTCAACTCTATTTGATTCAATGAAAGAGAAGATGTTGATTCTTTATCAGGCAATTGCTCCAATACTTATTCCTGCTATTGACATGCTTGGTATTGCGTTTGATGCAATAACAGGTCCTCTTCAATGGCTGGTTAATAGCTTTAATTCATTTATTGGATTGCTAACTTCTGGCAATCCATTTATATGGGCAGGTGTGGCGGCTGTTGTAGGATTTACCATTGCGGCAAATGCAATGAATATCGCAATGGGAATTTTAACCGGCATAGTTAAAGCTTATGTTACTATTCAAAAAGTACTGAACTTCTTATTCATTGCAAATCCAATAGGTCTTGTTGTTGCAGCTATTGCAGCCCTCACAGTTGGTATTGTATTAGCATGGAACAAGTTCTCTGGCTTCCGCGCATTCATCCTTACGATGTGGGATACAATCAAAGGTTTTGGAAATGTACTTAAAGACTATGTGATAGACAGGATAACAGGTCTTATTAAAGGCATAGGCCTATTGGGGAGTGCCATCTCTAAGATGTTTAAGGGAGATTGGAGTGGTGCTTGGGAAGATGCTAAGAAAGGTGCATCGGGTGTGCTTGGCATTGATGCAGCGCAAAAAGCTATTCAGTCAAGCAAAAATGTAGTTGGTAAGTTCTCTGCAAATTATGATTATCAGAAGAGACAGCAAGCTGCTGTTCAGAAAGTAAAAGAAGGTATTAAAACACCTGGTGTTGCAGGTGCAAAGAGCGGAGCAACTATAACGGGTAGCGGTGATGGTAGCACAGGTAATGGGAAAAGCAGTACCGAAAGCGCTGTAACAGGTGGAACTAAGAATAATGTTATTACAGTAAATGTAGGTAAGTTCTTTGAAAATCTGTCTGTCAATATGATGGATAAAACAAATACCAGGGAATTAGAGAAGGTTGTAATTGAGTGTATGACTAGGTCGCTAGAAATAGCTACAAGTTCGGCAAGATAA